In one window of bacterium DNA:
- a CDS encoding protein-L-isoaspartate(D-aspartate) O-methyltransferase: protein MKKDFENLRREMVETQIVKRGISDKKVIDAFLKVPREEFVPENMKEYAYEDSPLPIGEGQTISQPYIVALMSEALKLKEKDKVLEIGTGSGYQAAILAEIGCEVYSVERIEALAKRAEKTLKKLGYNVKIKVGDGTLGWEEFSPYDKIIVTAASPEIPDTLLEQLSEKEGRLIIPVGDKYIQDLILVVKTKDKIEKINLGGCQFVPLIGNKGWNE, encoded by the coding sequence ATGAAAAAAGATTTTGAAAATTTAAGAAGAGAAATGGTTGAAACTCAGATTGTTAAGAGAGGCATTAGCGATAAAAAAGTTATTGATGCTTTTTTAAAAGTTCCAAGAGAAGAATTTGTTCCTGAAAATATGAAGGAATATGCTTATGAAGATTCACCATTACCAATTGGAGAAGGACAGACAATAAGTCAACCATACATAGTTGCATTAATGTCAGAAGCATTAAAATTAAAAGAGAAAGATAAAGTTCTTGAAATTGGAACAGGAAGTGGTTATCAGGCAGCTATTCTTGCAGAAATTGGTTGTGAAGTATATTCGGTTGAAAGGATTGAAGCACTTGCAAAAAGGGCGGAAAAAACATTAAAAAAACTTGGTTATAATGTAAAGATAAAAGTTGGCGATGGAACACTTGGATGGGAAGAATTCAGTCCGTATGATAAAATTATTGTAACAGCCGCAAGTCCTGAAATTCCTGATACATTACTTGAACAACTCAGTGAAAAAGAAGGAAGATTAATTATCCCTGTGGGAGACAAGTATATTCAAGATTTAATACTTGTAGTAAAAACAAAAGATAAAATAGAAAAAATTAATTTAGGTGGCTGTCAATTTGTTCCTTTAATCGGAAATAAGGGATGGAACGAATGA
- a CDS encoding small multi-drug export protein, with protein sequence MKEIFITLGLAMLPISELRGAIPYGLSKSLPFFNVFLISILGNLLPVIPLYFFLERILKFLEKFNYGKKFNTWLINRTKSKSEIIEIYKTIGLLIFVGIPLPMTGAWTGTIASVIFQLKFKNFLIGIIGGVLMAGIIVSFVTLGVKNFFTF encoded by the coding sequence ATGAAAGAAATTTTTATAACTCTTGGACTTGCGATGTTGCCGATTTCAGAATTAAGAGGCGCGATACCTTATGGTTTAAGTAAGTCACTTCCTTTTTTCAATGTATTTTTAATTTCAATTCTTGGAAATCTTTTACCTGTAATTCCACTATATTTTTTTCTAGAAAGAATATTAAAATTCCTTGAAAAATTCAATTACGGAAAAAAATTTAATACATGGTTAATAAATAGGACAAAAAGTAAATCCGAAATTATTGAAATTTATAAAACAATTGGACTTTTAATTTTTGTTGGAATTCCTCTGCCAATGACTGGTGCATGGACAGGAACAATTGCATCTGTAATTTTTCAATTAAAATTCAAAAATTTTTTAATAGGTATTATCGGAGGAGTTTTAATGGCGGGGATTATTGTTTCCTTTGTTACTCTTGGAGTTAAAAACTTTTTCACATTTTAG
- a CDS encoding MgtC/SapB family protein, with protein MNELEFIKKVVISGILSGIIGFEREKHGREAGLRTMILVGMGTTTILITSFQVYYIFSNFQNSVLRIDPARIAYGVVTGMGFLGAGAIIKDSKRIRGLTTAACLWFVTSVGLAVGVDLYILACFLTFISLIILYFLKIFEKKVPVDTYSTLTIIGEDKRELKDKIEKILKNYGFKILSTEIEKNKVKAKIKLTYTIRYKSNQNVNELFEKISEIEELKNIKLN; from the coding sequence ATGAATGAACTTGAATTTATAAAAAAAGTTGTAATTTCTGGTATTTTAAGTGGAATTATTGGTTTTGAAAGAGAAAAACATGGAAGGGAAGCGGGTTTAAGAACGATGATTCTTGTTGGAATGGGTACAACTACGATTTTAATCACATCTTTTCAAGTTTATTATATTTTTTCAAATTTTCAAAATTCTGTTTTGAGAATTGACCCTGCAAGGATTGCTTATGGAGTGGTAACAGGAATGGGATTTCTTGGAGCAGGAGCAATTATAAAGGACAGTAAAAGAATAAGGGGTTTAACTACTGCAGCATGTTTATGGTTTGTAACATCTGTTGGTCTTGCAGTAGGGGTTGACCTGTATATTCTGGCTTGTTTTTTAACTTTTATTTCGTTAATAATACTTTACTTTTTAAAAATTTTTGAAAAAAAAGTTCCAGTTGATACATATAGTACTCTTACAATAATTGGAGAAGATAAGAGAGAATTAAAAGATAAAATAGAAAAAATATTGAAAAATTACGGTTTTAAAATACTTTCAACAGAAATAGAAAAAAATAAAGTTAAAGCAAAAATCAAATTGACATATACAATCAGATATAAATCAAACCAAAATGTAAATGAACTTTTTGAAAAAATATCTGAAATTGAGGAGTTAAAGAATATAAAATTAAACTAA
- the speD gene encoding adenosylmethionine decarboxylase — translation MRKFQTFVPPNGVHIILDLYECSDFNILNSPEKIKKILLKAVEKSKATLIDVKIHKFSPVGVSGFALISESHISIHTWPEKKYAGVDIYTCGEKTFPEKASNLFIKELKSKKPSIIKIERGIYAKK, via the coding sequence ATGAGGAAATTCCAAACATTTGTTCCTCCAAACGGTGTTCATATAATTTTAGACCTTTATGAATGTTCCGATTTTAATATTCTTAACTCCCCTGAAAAAATAAAAAAAATCTTATTAAAAGCTGTAGAAAAATCTAAAGCAACTTTAATTGATGTTAAAATTCATAAATTTTCACCTGTGGGAGTCAGCGGGTTTGCTTTAATTTCAGAAAGCCATATAAGTATTCATACATGGCCTGAAAAAAAATATGCTGGAGTTGATATATACACCTGTGGAGAAAAAACATTTCCTGAAAAAGCGAGTAATTTATTTATTAAAGAATTAAAAAGCAAAAAACCATCTATTATAAAGATTGAAAGAGGAATATATGCAAAAAAATAG
- the speE gene encoding polyamine aminopropyltransferase — MQKNRNIIIDWYHPYGVGIAFEIKKKLLEKRTKYQKIEVYETKNFGKVLIIDNLIQSVEKGEESYHEILVHPAMFSHPEPKNVLIIGGGEGATLREVLKHPVKEVKMVDIDEEMIKIAKKYLKFDKGAFEDKRAEIIIEDGFKYIKENNKKYDVIIVDATDPGEIPSCPLYTVEFFKLCYKHLNKNGIYVTQGGTSIFLHPERIKTVYSDLKKVFKNVKIYSSPVFGLFPNWIFIIAIKGNIKIEKKPNKKIKENLFFYTPELHQSLFILPCFLNKFK; from the coding sequence ATGCAAAAAAATAGAAATATAATTATTGACTGGTATCATCCTTATGGTGTAGGAATTGCTTTTGAAATCAAAAAAAAGTTATTAGAAAAAAGAACAAAGTATCAGAAAATTGAGGTATATGAAACAAAGAATTTTGGTAAAGTTTTAATTATAGATAATTTAATTCAATCAGTTGAAAAGGGAGAAGAAAGTTATCATGAAATACTTGTTCATCCTGCAATGTTTTCCCATCCTGAACCAAAAAATGTTTTAATAATTGGTGGTGGAGAAGGTGCAACTTTAAGAGAAGTTTTGAAGCATCCAGTTAAAGAAGTAAAAATGGTTGATATAGATGAAGAAATGATTAAAATTGCAAAAAAATATTTAAAATTTGATAAAGGTGCTTTTGAAGATAAAAGAGCAGAAATCATAATAGAAGATGGTTTTAAATATATAAAAGAGAATAATAAAAAATATGATGTTATTATAGTTGATGCTACCGACCCTGGAGAAATACCATCCTGTCCATTATATACTGTTGAATTTTTTAAACTCTGTTATAAACATCTAAACAAAAATGGTATTTACGTAACTCAAGGTGGAACATCTATTTTTCTTCATCCGGAGAGAATAAAAACAGTTTATTCTGACTTAAAAAAAGTATTTAAAAATGTAAAAATTTATTCCTCACCTGTTTTTGGTCTTTTTCCAAATTGGATATTTATTATAGCAATTAAAGGTAATATAAAGATTGAAAAAAAACCAAACAAAAAAATAAAAGAAAATTTATTTTTCTATACTCCGGAATTACATCAATCTTTGTTTATCCTACCTTGTTTCTTAAACAAATTTAAATGA